From a single Collimonas pratensis genomic region:
- a CDS encoding RidA family protein — MTIKRYGVEGGSGTGGQHLPFARAVEADGWLYVSGQVAMVNGEVIDGGIVAQSHQAIQNVLAILKEAGYGPEHVVRCGVWLDDTRDFQSFNRVFKEYFGANPPARACVQSAMVVDCKVEVDCIAYKK, encoded by the coding sequence ATGACGATCAAACGATACGGTGTTGAAGGTGGTTCGGGTACCGGCGGCCAGCATCTGCCATTCGCCCGCGCGGTGGAGGCCGACGGCTGGCTGTATGTGTCCGGCCAGGTGGCGATGGTGAACGGCGAGGTGATCGACGGCGGCATCGTCGCTCAGTCGCACCAGGCCATCCAGAATGTGCTGGCGATCCTGAAGGAAGCGGGTTACGGTCCTGAACACGTGGTACGCTGCGGCGTCTGGCTTGACGACACGCGTGATTTCCAGTCGTTCAACCGCGTCTTCAAGGAATATTTCGGCGCCAATCCTCCTGCCCGCGCCTGCGTGCAGTCGGCCATGGTGGTGGATTGCAAGGTAGAAGTGGATTGCATCGCTTATAAAAAGTAA
- a CDS encoding sugar kinase, translating into MTIDILAYGEAMVEFNQRQHDTRMYLQGFGGDTSNFCIAAARQGARSGYISALGNDHFGEQLRALWQAEQVDASHVARDANAATGVYFVSHDQDGHHFDYLRAGSAASRYSSEQLPLAAIAAAKVLHLSGISLAISASACDAGLAAMAYARKHGVKTSLDTNLRLKLWPLERAQEKIRAAFALCDICLPSWDDISALTSLDDRDAIVDELLSYGIGLIAFKLGAEGCYVATAKERRLVPPYSVEAIDATGAGDCFGGAFIARIVAGDDPFRAARYANVCAALSTTGYGAVAPIPHAAQVEEILPRA; encoded by the coding sequence ATGACAATCGATATCCTGGCCTACGGCGAAGCCATGGTGGAATTCAACCAGCGGCAGCACGATACCCGCATGTACCTGCAAGGCTTCGGCGGCGACACGTCGAATTTTTGCATCGCCGCGGCCCGTCAGGGTGCGCGCAGCGGCTATATCAGCGCGCTCGGCAACGATCATTTCGGCGAGCAGCTGCGCGCACTGTGGCAGGCCGAGCAAGTCGACGCCAGCCACGTCGCGCGCGACGCCAATGCCGCCACCGGGGTGTATTTTGTCTCGCACGACCAGGATGGCCACCACTTCGACTATCTGCGCGCCGGTTCGGCCGCCAGCCGCTACAGCAGCGAGCAATTGCCGCTGGCGGCGATTGCCGCGGCCAAGGTGCTGCACCTGTCCGGCATCAGCCTGGCGATCAGCGCATCGGCCTGCGACGCCGGCTTGGCGGCGATGGCGTACGCGCGCAAGCATGGCGTCAAGACCTCGCTGGATACCAACTTGCGGTTGAAACTGTGGCCGCTGGAACGGGCGCAGGAAAAAATACGCGCAGCGTTTGCCCTGTGCGACATCTGCCTTCCCAGCTGGGATGACATCAGTGCCCTCACCAGCCTCGACGACCGCGACGCGATTGTCGATGAGCTGCTGTCTTACGGCATCGGCCTGATCGCCTTCAAGCTCGGCGCCGAAGGCTGCTATGTGGCGACGGCCAAAGAGCGGCGCCTGGTGCCGCCCTACAGCGTCGAAGCGATTGACGCTACCGGCGCCGGCGACTGCTTCGGCGGCGCCTTCATCGCCCGCATCGTGGCCGGCGACGATCCCTTCCGCGCCGCCCGCTACGCCAATGTATGCGCGGCCTTGTCGACCACCGGCTATGGCGCGGTGGCGCCGATTCCGCACGCGGCCCAGGTTGAGGAAATATTGCCTAGGGCGTAA
- a CDS encoding MurR/RpiR family transcriptional regulator: protein MSHSFDIVSRIAERSGQLRLAEQKVAQAILSDLPFAASASIQTLASQAGVSEASVTRFAKAIGCRDVRELKMNLAQAAAIGQRFLRTEDAAGEQALPQIVDMVYADIHKVLEVNRSLLNQEVLLQAAQTLLQARMIYAFGMGGGSTMLSDEARYRLVRLGRPVATYHDALLQKMVAATLDKSDVVLALSTTGNVAELNASCKVAKEYGVRVVAITALGSPLAALADVLLPLKSLETDFIFKPSSSRYAMMMALDVLMTELALLQKDRSQELLRRLKFTLDTHRGGSSREPLGD, encoded by the coding sequence ATGAGTCATTCCTTCGATATTGTCTCGCGGATTGCCGAACGCAGCGGCCAGTTGCGGCTGGCCGAGCAAAAAGTGGCGCAGGCGATCCTGAGCGACCTGCCGTTTGCCGCCAGCGCCAGCATCCAGACGCTGGCCAGCCAGGCCGGCGTCAGCGAAGCCAGCGTTACCCGTTTCGCCAAGGCCATCGGTTGCCGCGACGTGCGCGAGCTGAAGATGAACCTGGCGCAGGCAGCTGCCATCGGCCAGCGCTTTTTGCGGACCGAGGATGCGGCCGGGGAACAGGCGTTGCCGCAGATCGTCGACATGGTGTATGCCGATATCCACAAGGTGTTGGAAGTGAACCGCAGCCTGCTGAACCAGGAAGTGTTGCTGCAGGCGGCACAGACGTTGCTGCAGGCGCGCATGATTTACGCCTTTGGTATGGGGGGCGGCTCGACTATGCTGTCTGATGAAGCGCGCTACCGGCTGGTGCGGTTGGGCCGCCCGGTGGCCACCTACCACGACGCCTTGTTGCAAAAAATGGTCGCGGCCACGCTCGACAAGAGCGACGTGGTGCTGGCCTTGTCCACCACTGGCAACGTGGCTGAGCTGAACGCCAGCTGCAAGGTCGCCAAGGAATACGGCGTGCGGGTGGTGGCGATTACTGCGCTTGGTTCGCCGCTGGCGGCGCTGGCCGATGTGCTGCTGCCGCTGAAGTCGCTGGAAACCGATTTTATTTTCAAGCCGTCATCATCACGCTACGCCATGATGATGGCGCTGGACGTGCTGATGACGGAACTGGCGCTGCTGCAAAAAGATCGCAGCCAGGAGCTGCTGAGGCGCCTGAAGTTTACACTGGATACGCATCGCGGCGGCAGCAGCCGTGAGCCGTTGGGAGATTGA
- a CDS encoding gamma-glutamylcyclotransferase, which yields MSITREDLEQDRLRTILDNTPIASALLSEAALEASWRAALASLPDPNGDVWLFGYGSLIWNPMVEHSERVPAKLYGYHRGFYLYSRINRGTWDNPGLVLGLDRGGSCQGVAFRIPAISIETELKMLWRREMLTGAYLPRWLPMQLKDKQGPRIKALAFVMNRQHESYSGRLPDLKVVSHLRDACGLYGPAREYLRNTLEGLLKEGFHDPYLARLWAQLQSSEHRPEVKK from the coding sequence ATGAGCATCACTCGTGAAGATCTTGAGCAGGACCGTTTGCGGACTATCCTGGATAACACCCCGATTGCCTCGGCCCTGCTGTCGGAAGCCGCGCTGGAAGCATCATGGCGCGCCGCGCTGGCGTCGCTGCCGGATCCCAACGGCGACGTCTGGCTGTTCGGCTACGGCTCGTTGATCTGGAACCCGATGGTGGAGCACAGTGAGCGCGTACCCGCCAAGCTGTACGGCTATCACCGCGGCTTTTACCTGTATTCGCGCATCAACCGCGGCACCTGGGACAATCCCGGCCTGGTGCTGGGACTGGACCGCGGCGGTTCCTGCCAGGGCGTCGCCTTCCGCATCCCCGCCATCAGCATAGAAACCGAACTGAAAATGCTATGGCGCCGCGAAATGCTGACCGGCGCCTACCTGCCGCGCTGGCTGCCGATGCAACTGAAAGACAAACAAGGCCCGCGCATCAAAGCCCTGGCTTTCGTCATGAACCGCCAGCACGAAAGCTACAGCGGCCGCCTGCCGGACCTGAAAGTAGTTTCCCACCTGCGCGACGCCTGCGGCCTCTACGGCCCGGCCCGGGAATACCTGCGCAACACCCTGGAAGGCCTGCTCAAGGAAGGCTTCCATGATCCTTATCTGGCACGCTTGTGGGCGCAACTGCAATCGAGCGAGCATCGGCCTGAAGTAAAAAAATAG
- a CDS encoding N-acyl-D-amino-acid deacylase family protein yields MRSELNTDKQAAIRACDTLILNVAVIDGSGSAPYTADVALDGGRIVRIDRDGALLGWHAGQVIDGKGKVLSPGFIDVHTHDDTNVIRTPVMLPKLSQGVTTVVVGNCGISAAPVSLKAEPPDPMNLLGEASAFSYPTFASYVAAVNQAQPSINVAALIGHTALRSNQMDRLDRAASDSEIAAMCAQLREALAHGALGLSTGLAYGNAIMAPTSEVLALAEPLAEAGALYATHLRSEFADILEAMDEAFRIGKHARVPVVISHMKCAGVENWGRSGEVLAALEQAQRYQPVGCDCYPYTASSSTLDVKQVTDTIDIMVTWSEPEPAMGGKMLAAIAAEWQVSLMDAARRLQPAGAVYHCMTDDDVNRILSHPATVVGSDGLPNDPLPHPRLWGAFPRVLGHYSREQKLFPLTVAIRKMTGLSAERFGLSERGLVREGYWADLVLFDPETVRDAATFADPMQPAEGIEAVWVNGALSYLGGAEKAPTALRAGRFLARQAGVRGSI; encoded by the coding sequence ATGAGGAGTGAGCTGAATACAGACAAGCAGGCAGCGATACGCGCATGCGATACGCTGATACTCAACGTGGCGGTGATCGATGGCAGCGGCAGCGCGCCGTACACTGCTGATGTCGCGCTCGACGGCGGCCGCATCGTGCGGATAGACCGCGACGGCGCCTTGCTCGGCTGGCATGCCGGGCAGGTGATCGACGGCAAGGGCAAGGTGCTGAGTCCGGGCTTCATCGATGTCCACACCCACGACGACACCAACGTGATCCGCACGCCGGTGATGCTGCCCAAGCTGTCGCAGGGCGTGACCACCGTGGTGGTCGGCAATTGCGGCATCAGCGCCGCCCCGGTCAGTCTCAAGGCCGAACCGCCGGATCCGATGAACTTGCTGGGCGAAGCGAGCGCCTTCAGCTATCCCACATTCGCTTCTTACGTTGCAGCAGTCAACCAGGCCCAGCCATCCATCAATGTAGCGGCGCTGATCGGCCACACGGCCTTGCGCAGCAACCAGATGGATCGCCTCGACCGCGCCGCCAGCGATAGCGAAATCGCCGCCATGTGCGCGCAGCTGCGGGAAGCGCTGGCGCATGGCGCGCTTGGCCTCAGCACCGGCCTGGCCTATGGCAATGCGATCATGGCGCCGACCAGCGAAGTGCTGGCGCTGGCGGAGCCGCTGGCTGAAGCAGGTGCTCTCTACGCCACCCATCTGCGCAGCGAATTCGCCGATATCCTGGAAGCCATGGACGAAGCCTTCCGCATTGGCAAGCACGCGCGCGTGCCCGTTGTGATCTCGCACATGAAATGCGCTGGTGTCGAAAACTGGGGCCGCAGCGGCGAAGTACTGGCGGCGCTGGAGCAGGCGCAGCGCTACCAGCCGGTCGGCTGCGACTGCTATCCCTACACCGCCAGTTCCTCCACCCTGGATGTGAAACAGGTGACCGACACCATCGATATCATGGTGACCTGGTCCGAGCCGGAACCTGCGATGGGCGGCAAGATGCTGGCCGCCATCGCTGCCGAATGGCAAGTCAGCCTGATGGACGCCGCGCGCCGCCTGCAACCGGCGGGCGCGGTCTATCACTGCATGACGGACGACGACGTCAATCGCATTCTGAGTCATCCGGCGACGGTGGTCGGTTCCGACGGCTTGCCCAACGATCCCTTGCCGCATCCCCGCTTGTGGGGGGCGTTCCCGCGCGTGCTTGGTCATTACAGCCGTGAGCAGAAGCTGTTCCCCTTGACCGTGGCGATCCGCAAGATGACTGGCTTGTCGGCTGAGCGTTTCGGCTTGAGCGAGCGTGGCTTGGTGCGCGAAGGCTATTGGGCCGACCTGGTGCTGTTCGATCCGGAAACGGTGCGCGATGCGGCAACCTTCGCCGATCCGATGCAGCCGGCCGAAGGTATCGAGGCGGTCTGGGTCAACGGCGCCTTGTCTTATCTGGGCGGCGCCGAGAAAGCGCCGACAGCATTGCGGGCAGGGCGCTTCCTGGCGCGGCAGGCAGGAGTGAGAGGAAGTATTTAG
- a CDS encoding PLP-dependent aminotransferase family protein, with the protein MNQPPLPLLPARPLSPQLLYRQLAEHYLAAIQAGALTPGERMPSVRELMRQHQVSLSTALQAPRYLEQGGWLEARPRSGYFVLPQRRLALLEEVDLAAVPALMSAQYAGIHERVSEVIARGRTGTVTLDLSSASCAPELYAVEALKNAAIRTLRQRPQVLTSMMSHSANPAFRQILAKRSLAIGIQLAPEEVIVTHGCIEAINLALRAVAQPGDTIAVESPTYYGLLQVLESLGMRALEIPTSARTGISVEALQLALQTYDNIKAVVVVPNLQNPLGSIMPDTHKEQLVALCEQHGMAVIEDDSYSELVPEASSARALKAWDRSGNVIYCASLNKVLAPGMRLGWMVGGRWQARIEMLKFAHTRANEEWAQMAAADFMASPAYERHLRRLREALRVQRARTAEAIATHFPAGTRINTPDGGALLWVELPRQLASKAVFEAALREGIKIAPGLMFSNSNRFDHYLRLCCGQPFTPRIEQGIKRLGAIVEEQLAQQLTP; encoded by the coding sequence ATGAACCAGCCTCCCTTGCCACTGTTGCCCGCCAGGCCTTTGTCGCCGCAATTACTCTATCGCCAGTTGGCCGAACATTACCTGGCCGCAATCCAGGCTGGTGCACTGACGCCGGGTGAGCGCATGCCGTCGGTGCGCGAGCTGATGCGGCAGCACCAGGTCAGCCTGTCGACGGCCTTGCAGGCGCCGCGCTATCTGGAGCAGGGCGGCTGGCTGGAGGCACGGCCGCGTTCCGGCTATTTCGTGCTGCCGCAGCGGCGGCTCGCGCTGCTGGAGGAGGTTGACCTGGCGGCCGTGCCGGCGCTGATGTCGGCCCAGTACGCGGGCATCCATGAGCGGGTATCGGAAGTGATCGCCCGCGGCCGCACCGGCACTGTCACGCTTGATTTGAGCAGCGCCAGCTGCGCGCCGGAACTGTATGCGGTGGAAGCCTTGAAAAATGCGGCGATCCGCACGCTGCGCCAGCGGCCGCAAGTATTGACCAGCATGATGTCGCACAGCGCCAACCCGGCGTTCCGCCAGATCCTTGCCAAGCGCAGCCTGGCCATCGGCATCCAGCTGGCGCCGGAAGAGGTGATCGTCACCCATGGCTGCATCGAGGCAATCAACCTGGCGCTGCGTGCGGTGGCGCAGCCCGGCGACACCATTGCCGTCGAGTCACCCACTTACTACGGTTTGCTGCAGGTGCTGGAAAGCCTGGGCATGCGGGCGCTGGAAATCCCGACCAGCGCGCGCACCGGCATTTCGGTGGAAGCGTTGCAACTGGCGCTGCAGACCTACGACAATATCAAGGCAGTAGTGGTGGTGCCGAACCTGCAGAATCCGCTTGGCAGCATCATGCCCGATACGCACAAAGAGCAGCTGGTGGCGCTGTGCGAACAGCACGGCATGGCCGTGATCGAGGACGATTCCTATAGCGAACTGGTGCCGGAAGCCAGCTCGGCGCGCGCCTTGAAGGCCTGGGACCGCAGCGGCAACGTGATCTACTGCGCTTCACTCAATAAAGTCCTGGCGCCCGGCATGCGGCTGGGCTGGATGGTCGGCGGCCGCTGGCAGGCGCGCATCGAAATGCTGAAATTTGCGCATACGCGCGCGAATGAGGAATGGGCGCAGATGGCAGCGGCGGACTTCATGGCCTCGCCCGCTTACGAGCGCCATCTGCGGCGCCTGCGCGAGGCTTTGCGAGTGCAACGCGCCCGCACTGCGGAGGCGATTGCGACGCATTTTCCAGCCGGCACCCGCATCAACACGCCGGATGGCGGCGCCTTGCTGTGGGTGGAGCTGCCGCGGCAGTTGGCATCCAAGGCGGTGTTTGAAGCGGCGCTGCGCGAAGGGATAAAGATTGCGCCCGGCCTCATGTTTTCCAATTCAAACCGCTTCGACCACTATCTACGGCTATGCTGCGGCCAGCCGTTTACGCCTCGGATCGAGCAGGGCATCAAGCGGCTGGGCGCCATTGTCGAAGAACAGCTGGCGCAGCAGCTTACGCCCTAG
- a CDS encoding gluconate:H+ symporter: MEMVQGNLLLLYAVIAVVALVVLIAKFKMNPFIVLIVVSVILGLVVGMPMASIVKSYETGVGGALGHIALVVGLGTMFGKMMAESGGAERIANTLIGIFGPKRVHWAMMVVALIVGLPVFFEVGFVLLIPIAFNVAKRTGTNMIMVGIPMVAGLSVVHGLIPPHPAALFAVTAYNADIGRTIMYALIVGIPTAIIAGPLFAKLISRFVVPNPDNPLIAQFVEEGKTRELPGFGITIATILLPVALMLLGSWADLFFTPKTFANDFMRLMGNSVIALLIGTLVSFYTFGKSRGFDREAILKFTTECLAPIAGITLIVGAGAGFGRILIDGGVSKAIVEVANNAHLSPLLLGWFVAALIRVATGSATVAMTTACGIVAPIVTAAGVTVRPELMVLATGAGSLILSHVNDGGFWLVKEYFNMTVTETFKTWTVCETIISVVALLLTLGLATVI, translated from the coding sequence ATGGAGATGGTTCAGGGAAATCTGTTGCTGCTGTATGCGGTGATTGCAGTGGTCGCGCTGGTAGTGCTGATCGCCAAGTTCAAGATGAATCCGTTCATCGTGCTGATCGTGGTGTCGGTGATCTTGGGGCTGGTGGTCGGCATGCCGATGGCCAGCATTGTCAAGTCGTACGAAACCGGGGTCGGCGGCGCGCTCGGGCATATTGCGCTGGTGGTCGGCCTAGGCACGATGTTCGGCAAGATGATGGCCGAATCGGGCGGCGCCGAGCGCATCGCCAATACGCTGATCGGCATCTTCGGCCCCAAGCGCGTGCATTGGGCGATGATGGTGGTGGCGCTGATTGTCGGCTTGCCGGTGTTCTTTGAAGTCGGCTTCGTGCTGCTGATCCCGATCGCTTTCAACGTCGCCAAGCGCACCGGCACCAACATGATCATGGTCGGTATTCCCATGGTTGCCGGCCTGTCCGTGGTGCATGGCCTGATCCCGCCGCATCCTGCCGCGCTGTTCGCTGTCACTGCCTACAACGCCGATATCGGCCGCACCATCATGTACGCGCTGATCGTCGGCATCCCGACCGCCATCATTGCCGGTCCGCTGTTTGCCAAACTCATCAGCCGCTTCGTCGTGCCGAATCCCGACAATCCATTGATCGCGCAGTTCGTGGAAGAGGGCAAGACCCGTGAGCTGCCAGGTTTCGGCATCACCATCGCCACCATCCTGCTGCCGGTAGCGCTGATGCTCTTGGGCAGCTGGGCCGATCTGTTCTTTACGCCCAAGACTTTCGCCAACGATTTCATGCGCCTGATGGGCAACTCGGTGATCGCGCTGCTGATCGGTACGCTGGTGAGTTTCTATACTTTCGGCAAATCGCGCGGCTTCGACCGTGAAGCCATCCTCAAATTCACCACCGAATGCCTGGCGCCGATCGCCGGCATCACGCTGATCGTCGGCGCCGGCGCCGGCTTCGGCCGCATCCTGATCGACGGCGGCGTCTCCAAGGCCATCGTTGAAGTCGCCAACAACGCCCACCTGTCGCCACTGCTGCTGGGCTGGTTCGTGGCAGCCCTGATCCGGGTCGCCACCGGCTCGGCCACCGTCGCCATGACTACCGCCTGCGGCATCGTCGCACCTATCGTCACCGCCGCCGGTGTTACCGTGCGGCCGGAACTGATGGTGCTGGCCACCGGCGCCGGTTCGCTGATCCTGTCGCACGTGAACGACGGCGGCTTCTGGCTGGTCAAGGAATACTTCAACATGACCGTGACGGAAACCTTCAAGACCTGGACCGTGTGCGAAACCATCATTTCGGTGGTGGCATTGCTGTTGACTTTGGGGCTCGCTACTGTGATCTGA
- a CDS encoding DUF2167 domain-containing protein, translating into MRKLMVALVAAFIASTCLAQTAETQAEIKAAAAEAKKVLVEGPSKIELSDQATFSLPQDYGFVPAAAAARYLRAIGNVIDDKSLVGVIVPTTKGGDWFATVEFTKEGYVRDDDARDWKADDMLQSLREGTEQGNASRKERGIPEMEVGGWAEAPTYDSTTHRLLWSLIVRDKGAVANDAQTGVNYRTLALGRDGYLTLTMVTGLSSLAADKPIANNLLAAIDYHQGKRYADFTASTDHVAEYGLAALVVGVAAKKIGLIAVIAAFAAKFFKIGLLAVLAFGAAIKRFFKREPKPAPMSVNQVDVDESPFARHQFPQAAPDSKPERPADAADPANHA; encoded by the coding sequence CTGAGAAAATTGATGGTCGCGCTTGTCGCGGCCTTTATCGCCAGCACTTGCCTAGCCCAGACAGCTGAAACCCAGGCAGAGATAAAAGCGGCGGCGGCCGAGGCAAAAAAAGTCTTGGTGGAAGGGCCGAGCAAGATCGAACTCAGTGACCAGGCCACTTTCTCTCTGCCGCAAGATTATGGCTTTGTGCCAGCCGCCGCCGCCGCTCGCTATTTGCGCGCTATCGGCAACGTTATCGATGACAAGTCGCTGGTCGGCGTGATTGTCCCCACGACTAAAGGCGGTGACTGGTTTGCTACCGTCGAGTTCACGAAAGAGGGCTATGTGCGCGACGACGATGCTCGCGACTGGAAGGCCGACGACATGCTGCAGAGCTTGCGCGAGGGCACGGAGCAGGGAAATGCAAGCCGTAAGGAGCGTGGCATTCCCGAAATGGAGGTAGGCGGCTGGGCGGAAGCACCCACCTACGATTCAACTACCCATCGTCTGCTCTGGTCGCTGATCGTACGCGACAAAGGCGCCGTCGCCAATGACGCGCAAACCGGCGTGAACTACCGTACCCTGGCACTTGGCCGCGACGGTTATCTTACCTTGACCATGGTGACGGGCCTTTCGTCCCTGGCAGCGGACAAGCCGATTGCAAACAATCTTCTTGCTGCCATCGACTATCATCAGGGCAAGCGCTACGCGGATTTCACGGCATCGACCGACCACGTCGCGGAATATGGCCTGGCTGCCCTGGTGGTTGGCGTCGCAGCCAAGAAAATCGGCCTGATTGCAGTGATTGCCGCGTTTGCCGCGAAATTCTTCAAGATCGGCTTGCTGGCCGTGCTTGCCTTCGGCGCCGCCATCAAGCGATTCTTCAAGCGCGAACCGAAACCTGCACCGATGAGTGTCAATCAGGTTGACGTCGACGAGTCGCCGTTTGCGCGCCACCAGTTTCCTC
- a CDS encoding amino acid deaminase, translating to MNVTNNHTAGGRNAEDTLIDPLNKGLGAFQQALTAADAKALNWNLLREDLSLPTAVLYEERMNHNLQWMQQFVSEYGVKLAPHGKTTMAPKLFARQLAGGAWGITLATAHQTRVAYQHGVRRMIMANQLVGKQNMAIIADLLNDPSFEFSCLVDSADGVDQLGAFFQARQQKLHVLLELGPDGGRTGIRNPQQQEAVLAALARWPDNLVLAGVEVYEGVLKEETDIRAFLQHAVACAKQLAADGRFAARTTGEAARPVILTGAGSAWYDVVAEEFAKTEIGLPLDVVLRPGCYLTHDVGIYRAAQAQIQTRNPIARKMRSELQPALQLWAYVQSIPEAGKAIIALGKRDAAFDAGLPLPALHYRPGSAAPTATPAHWQLTGMMDQHAYLQINAGDDIKVGDMLGFDISHPCLTFDKWRQIAVLDPQHQVVDVIQTFF from the coding sequence ATGAATGTTACAAACAATCACACCGCTGGCGGGCGCAATGCCGAAGACACACTGATCGATCCTCTGAACAAGGGTCTTGGCGCATTCCAGCAAGCCCTGACTGCCGCCGACGCCAAGGCGCTCAACTGGAACCTGCTGCGGGAAGACTTGAGCCTGCCGACCGCCGTGCTGTATGAAGAGCGCATGAACCACAATCTGCAATGGATGCAGCAGTTCGTCAGCGAATACGGCGTCAAGCTGGCGCCGCACGGCAAAACCACCATGGCGCCCAAGCTGTTTGCGCGCCAGCTGGCCGGCGGCGCCTGGGGCATCACCCTGGCTACCGCACACCAGACCCGGGTCGCCTATCAGCACGGCGTGCGGCGCATGATCATGGCCAACCAGTTGGTCGGCAAGCAGAACATGGCGATCATCGCCGATCTGCTGAACGATCCATCGTTTGAATTCAGCTGTCTGGTCGATTCGGCCGACGGCGTCGACCAGTTGGGCGCCTTCTTCCAGGCGCGCCAGCAAAAATTGCACGTGCTGCTGGAACTCGGTCCCGACGGCGGCCGTACCGGCATCCGCAATCCGCAACAGCAGGAGGCGGTGCTGGCAGCCTTGGCGCGCTGGCCCGACAACCTGGTGCTGGCCGGTGTCGAAGTGTATGAAGGCGTGCTGAAAGAAGAGACCGACATCCGCGCCTTCCTGCAGCATGCCGTGGCCTGCGCCAAACAGCTTGCCGCCGATGGCCGCTTTGCCGCCCGCACTACGGGCGAGGCGGCACGGCCGGTGATCCTGACCGGCGCCGGTTCGGCTTGGTATGACGTGGTCGCCGAAGAATTCGCCAAGACCGAGATCGGCCTGCCGCTGGACGTGGTGCTGCGTCCGGGCTGCTACCTGACACACGACGTCGGCATCTACCGCGCCGCGCAGGCGCAGATCCAGACCCGCAATCCGATCGCCCGCAAGATGCGCAGCGAACTGCAGCCCGCCCTTCAGCTGTGGGCTTATGTGCAATCGATCCCGGAAGCCGGCAAAGCCATCATCGCACTCGGCAAGCGCGACGCTGCCTTCGATGCCGGCCTGCCGCTGCCCGCCCTGCACTACCGACCCGGCAGCGCCGCGCCGACAGCGACGCCGGCGCACTGGCAGCTGACCGGCATGATGGACCAGCACGCTTATCTGCAGATCAATGCCGGCGACGACATCAAAGTCGGCGACATGCTCGGCTTCGACATCTCGCATCCCTGCCTGACCTTCGACAAATGGCGCCAGATCGCCGTGCTCGATCCGCAGCATCAGGTGGTGGACGTGATCCAGACTTTCTTTTAA